A DNA window from Mytilus edulis chromosome 14, xbMytEdul2.2, whole genome shotgun sequence contains the following coding sequences:
- the LOC139504493 gene encoding galactose-3-O-sulfotransferase 2-like → MKTSTKQVRLIICCFFLGSLIVVIQYTSSINNYNYRRDVLESRISFDMDQKMVEYSEVVEKQLRSHKEGIHLTKLNLDAKSKKIAKLNESINKTEMKKCIFNIDRHDVTLDMHSRQTATKKVCSSPMTHVAFLKTHKTASSTIMSIMQRFGYFRNLTFVMPLKKIDQYRFNYIGAPGETISYENIIPKREEDDYDLLCNHVVYDEGAFQNTFPSDTFLFTIIREPLKQLISTVNYYGFTQQGYFAKILNQSLTHPMSDYLKSPWKFEPSNPHYSVTNNKMSIDLGLPVSQIRNGSFIKSYFERLNTKFELVLLQEYFDESLILFKRYTCWSFKDIIYISKNIWPLHQNLNLSADDIDNHRKWNVADYALYETFYKIFWTKVLKEQEFFDEVYHFRRILQKVNIHCSNDKQSKSLTIFDSKWSPGFILTPDDCIFLKINEKQFITVIHKRMMSRAYPNGNNPFEQTTTEDDLAHLFQ, encoded by the exons ATGAAAACGTCAACAAAGCAAGTCCG actgataatttgttgttttttcctGGGTTCCTTAATTGTTGTCATCCAATACACATCCAGcattaataattataattatagacGAGATGTATTGGAGAGCCGAATATCTTTTGACATGGACCAAAAAATGGTCGAATACTCTGAAGTCGTTGAAAAGCAACTCCGGAGTCATAAAGAGGGCATTCATTTGACTAAACTGAATTTAGATGCAAAATCGAAAAAAATCGCAAAGTTGAATGAATCAATAAATaaaactgaaatgaagaaatgcATTTTCAATATAGACCGGCATGACGTAACACTTGATATGCATTCCAGGCAGACAGCAACAAAAAAGGTTTGTTCGAGTCCCATGACTCATGTAGCTTTTTTAAAAACGCACAAAACAGCAAGTTCCACTATAATGAGCATCATGCAGCGTTTTGGTTATTTCCGTAACTTGACGTTCGTTATGCCTTTGAAGAAGATAGACCAATATAGATTTAACTACATCGGAGCACCAGGAGAAACAATATCTTATGAAAATATCATTCCGAAGAGAGAAGAGGATGATTACGACTTACTATGTAATCACGTGGTCTACGACGAGGGCGCATTTCAAAATACCTTTCCAAGTgatacttttttatttacaattatcagGGAACCTCTTAAACAACTTATTTCAACAGTAAATTATTATGGATTTACGCAACAAGGATACTTTGCTAAAATTCTTAATCAAAGTTTAACGCATCCAATGTCGGATTACTTGAAATCTCCATGGAAATTTGAACCGAGCAATCCACATTATTCCGTAACAAACAATAAAATGTCTATAGACTTGGGCTTGCCAGTAAGCCAGATACGAAACGGAAGTTTCATTAAATCCTATTTTGAAagattaaatacaaaatttgaacttgtacTTCTACAGGAATATTTTGACGAGTCACTCATACTCTTTAAACGCTATACTTGTTGGTCTTTTAAAGACATTATTTACATTTCGAAAAACATATGGCCGcttcatcaaaatttgaatttgtcaGCAGACGACATAGACAATCACAGGAAGTGGAATGTTGCTGATTATGCGCTATACGAAactttctataaaatattttggacaaAGGTTTTAAAAGAACAAGAATTTTTTGACGAGGTGTATCATTTTAGACGCATTCTTCAAAAAGTAAACATTCATTGCTCAAATGATAAACAATCAAAAAGTTTAACTATATTTGATTCAAAATGGAGTCCCGGTTTTATTTTGACACCAGATGATTGCATTTTCCtcaaaattaacgaaaaacaattcATTACAGTGATTCATAAAAGAATGATGTCACGTGCGTACCCTAACGGTAACAATCCTTTTGAACAAACCACTACTGAAGATGATTTGGctcatttatttcaataa
- the LOC139504309 gene encoding integrase/recombinase xerD homolog, whose translation MIVLGYSGFLRFSEISNIKYKDVKFCESHIDITIEKSKTDQYRLGDSIVIAKGQSAACPFILLKKYLNLAKISSSDEFLFRPIFRSGRYYSLIYKNKPLSYTRARECIVNRLKEVCKKLNIGLHSLRASGATKAANSNVSDRCWKRHGRWKSDSAKDGYVADSLEHRLEVTKHLGI comes from the coding sequence ATGATAGTGCTTGGTTACTCTGGGTTTTTACGATTTAGTGAAATCAGTAATATAAAATACAAAGACGTTAAATTTTGTGAATCACATATCGATATTACTATAGAAAAGAGTAAAACCGATCAATACAGATTAGGTGACTCGATAGTTATTGCCAAAGGTCAATCCGCAGCATGTCcttttattttactaaaaaagtatttaaatttagCTAAGATTAGTTCGTCAGATGAATTCCTATTCAGACCTATTTTTAGATCAGGCAGATATTAtagtttgatatataaaaacaaaccacTTAGTTACACTAGGGCCAGAGAATGTATTGTCAATCGTTTGAAAGAAGTttgtaaaaaattgaatattggTTTGCATTCACTGAGAGCTAGTGGTGCTACAAAAGCAGCGAATTCCAATGTAAGCGACAGGTGTTGGAAACGTCATGGTCGTTGGAAAAGCGACTCGGCAAAAGACGGGTATGTCGCTGATTCATTAGAACATAGATTAGAAGTGACCAAGCATTTAGGTATTTGA